From the Scophthalmus maximus strain ysfricsl-2021 chromosome 11, ASM2237912v1, whole genome shotgun sequence genome, one window contains:
- the LOC118299439 gene encoding coatomer subunit delta, translating into MVLLAAAVCTKAGKAIVSRQFVEMTRTRIEGLLAAFPKLMNTGKQHTFVETDSVRYVYQPLEKLYMVLITTKNSNILEDLETLRLFSRVIPEYCRVLEESEISEHCFDLIFAFDEIVALGYRENVNLAQIRTFTEMDSHEEKVFRAVRETQEREAKAEMRRKAKELQQARRDAERSGKKVPAFGGFGSAGMTSISSGSIITDTIVEPEKPKMTPTPARSSGPSKALKLGAKGKEVDNFVDKLKSEGETIMPNTGKRGSDVSKALPPPVNVESVHLRVEEKISLTCGRDGGLQNMELMGMVTLRVTDDKSGRIRLIINNNDNKGLQLQTHPNVDKKLFTAESVIGLKNPDKSFPLNNDVGVLKWRLQTTDDALIPLTINCWPSESGTGCDVNIEYELQDDSLELNDVVISIPVPSGVGAPLIGDLDGEYKHDSRRNILEWCLPVIDANNKSGSLEFSIAGQPNDFFPINVTFVSKRNYCDIQVTKVTDIDGDSSVRFSSETSFVVDKYEIL; encoded by the exons ATG GTGCTGTTGGCAGCGGCGGTGTGCACCAAGGCCGGCAAGGCCATTGTGTCGCGGCAGTTTGTAGAAATGACCCGGACGCGCATCGAGGGTCTCCTGGCGGCCTTCCCTAAGCTGATGAACACGGGCAAGCAGCACACCTTTGTGGAAACAGACAGTGTGCGCTATGTGTACCAGCCGCTCGAGAAGCTCTACATGGTGCTCATCACCACCAAGAACAGCAACATCCTGGAAGATCTGGAGACGCTCAGACTCTTCTCCCGCGTG ATCCCAGAGTACTGTCGTGTGCTGGAGGAGAGCGAAATATCAGAGCACTGTTTTGACCTGATCTTTGCCTTCGACGAGATTGTGGCATTGGGCTACAGGGAGAATGTCAACCTGGCTCAGATCCGCACCTTCACAGAGATGGACTCCCACGAGGAAAAGGTCTTCCGCGCCGTCAGAGAG ACCCAAGAAAGAGAGGCCaaggcagagatgaggaggaaggccaaggagctgcagcaggctAGGAGGGACGCCGAGCGCTCTGGAAAGAAGGTGCCTGCTTTCGGTGGTTTCGGCAGCGCTGGCATGACCAGCATCTCCTCAGGGTCCATCATCACAGACACCATTGTCGAGCCAGAGAAACCCAAGATGACACCCACTCCAGCCAG ATCTAGTGGACCCAGTAAGGCTCTGAAACTTGGTGCTAAAGGAAAAGAGGTGGACAACTTTGTCGACAAGCTCAAGTCTGAGGGTGAAACCATCATGCCCAACACAGGGAAGAGAGGCTCAGACGTGTCAAAGGCTCTGCCACCACCAGTCAATGTTGAGAG TGTACACCTGCgagtggaggagaagatctCGCTGACTTGCGGTCGCGACGGCGGCCTACAGAACATGGAGCTGATGGGCATGGTGACGCTCCGAGTCACGGACGACAAGAGCGGACGCATTCGCCTCATCATCaacaataatgacaacaaaGGGTTGCAGCTGCAA ACACATCCCAATGTGGACAAGAAGTTGTTCACAGCGGAGTCAGTGATTGGCCTGAAGAATCCAGACAAGTCGTTCCCTCTCAACAATGATGTCGGTGTGCTGAAGTGGAGACTACAGACCACAGACGACGCCCTCATACCTCTTACCA TAAACTGCTGGCCTTCAGAGAGTGGTACTGGCTGTGACGTCAACATTGAATATGAGCTGCAGGATGACAGCCTCGAGCTCAACGACGTGGTCATCAGCATCCCTGTACC ATCCGGGGTGGGAGCTCCTCTTATCGGTGATTTGGATGGAGAGTACAAGCACGACAGCAGGCGAAACATCCTGGAGTGGTGCCTACCCGTCATTGACGCCAACAACAAGAGCGGGAGCCTGGAGTTCAGCATCGCCGGGCAGCCCAATGACTTCTTTCCTATCAATGTGACCTTTGTGTCCAAGCGCAACTACTGCGACATCCAG GTTACCAAAGTGACCGACATAGACGGCGACAGCTCCGTTAGATTTTCTTCAGAAACCTCCTTTGTTGTCGACAAATACGAAatcctgtaa